A single Hippopotamus amphibius kiboko isolate mHipAmp2 chromosome 5, mHipAmp2.hap2, whole genome shotgun sequence DNA region contains:
- the RRS1 gene encoding ribosome biogenesis regulatory protein homolog, protein MEGQSVEELLAKAEQDEAEKLQRITVYKELELEFDLGNLLASDRNPPTGLRDAGPTREAELRALARDNTQLLINQLWQLPTDRVEEALVARLPEPATRLPREKPVPRPRPLTRWQQFARLKGIRPKKKTNLVWDEVSGQWRRRWGYQRARDDTKEWLIEVPGNADPMEDQFGKRIQAKKERVAKNELNRLRNLARAHKMQLPSAGGMHPTGHQSKEELGRAMQVARVSTASVGRFQERLPKEKAPRGSGKKRKFQPLFGDFAAEKKSQLEMLRVMNSKKPQLDVTRATNKQMREEDQEEAAKRRKMSQKGKRKGGRQGPGGKRKGGPPSQGGKRKGGLGGKMNSGPPGLSGKRKGGKHQGGKRRK, encoded by the coding sequence ATGGAGGGCCAGAGCGTGGAGGAGCTGCTGGCAAAGGCGGAGCAGGACGAGGCAGAGAAGCTGCAGCGCATTACGGTGTACAAGGAACTGGAGCTGGAGTTCGACCTGGGTAACCTGCTGGCTTCGGACCGGAACCCTCCGACCGGGCTGCGGGACGCAGGACCCACGCGGGAGGCCGAGCTGCGGGCCCTGGCGCGGGACAACACGCAGCTGCTCATCAACCAGCTGTGGCAGCTGCCCACCGATCGTGTGGAGGAGGCGCTGGTGGCGCGGCTGCCGGAGCCCGCCACTCGTCTGCCGCGCGAGAAGCCGGTGCCCCGGCCACGGCCGCTTACACGCTGGCAGCAGTTTGCACGCCTCAAGGGCATCCGTCCCAAGAAGAAGACCAATCTGGTATGGGACGAGGTGAGTGGCCAGTGGCGCCGCCGCTGGGGCTACCAGCGCGCCCGCGACGACACCAAGGAATGGTTGATCGAGGTGCCCGGCAATGCCGACCCCATGGAGGACCAGTTCGGCAAGCGGATTCAGGCTAAGAAGGAACGGGTGGCCAAGAACGAGCTGAACCGGCTGCGTAACCTGGCCCGCGCGCACAAAATGCAGCTGCCCAGCGCGGGCGGCATGCACCCTACCGGACACCAGAGTAAGGAGGAGCTGGGCCGCGCCATGCAGGTGGCCAGGGTCTCCACCGCCTCTGTGGGGCGTTTCCAGGAGCGTCTGCCCAAGGAGAAGGCGCCCCGGGGCTCTGGCAAGAAGAGGAAGTTTCAGCCTCTTTTCGGGGACTTTGCAGCCGAGAAAAAGAGCCAGTTGGAGATGCTGCGAGTGATGAACAGCAAGAAGCCTCAGTTGGACGTTACGAGGGCCACCAATAAGCAGATGAGAGAAGAGGACCAGGAAGAGGCGGctaagaggaggaaaatgagtCAGAAGGGCAAAAGAAAGGGGGGCCGACAGGGTCCTGGGGGTAAGAGGAAAGGGGGTCCACCCagccagggagggaagaggaaagggggcTTGGGAGGCAAGATGAATTCCGGGCCTCCTGGCTTGAGTGGcaagaggaaaggggggaaacaccaaggaggaaagaggaggaagtaA
- the LOC130852997 gene encoding nucleolar protein 58-like: MLVLFETSVGYAIFKVLNEKKLQEVDSLWKEFETPEKANKIVKLKHFEKFQDTAEALAAFTTLMEGKINKQLKKVLKKIVKEAHEPLAVADAKLGGVIKEKLNLSCIHSPLVNELMRGIRSQMDGLIPGVEPREMAAMCLGLAHSLSRYRLKFSADKVDTMIVQTISLLDDLDKELNNYIMRCREWYGWHFPKLGKIISDNLTYCKCLQKVGDRKNYASAKLSELLTEEVEAEVKAAAEISMGTEVSEEDICNILHLCTQVIEISEYRTQLYEYLQNRMMAIAPNVTVMVGELVGARLIAHAGSLLNLAKHAASTVQILGAEKALFRALKSRRDTPKYGLIYHASLVGQTSPKHKGKISRMLAAKTVLAIRYDAFGEDSSSAMGVENRAKLEARLRTLEDRGIRKISGTGKALAKAEKYEHKSEVKTYDPSGDSTLPTYSKKRKIEQVDKEDEVIEKKAKKAKVKIKVEEEEVVEEVEEEVVQVVEEQETSVKKKKKKDKKKHIKEEPLSEEEPCSSTAIASPEKKKKKKKKRVNED; the protein is encoded by the exons ATGTTGGTGCTGTTTGAAACGTCCGTGGGATACGCCATCTTTAAGGTTTTGAATGAAAAGAAACTTCAGGAGGTTGATAGTTTGTGGAAAGAATTTGAAACtccagagaaagcaaataaaatagtaaagctgaaacattttgagaaatttcAGGATACAGCAGAGGCATTGGC AGCATTCACAACTCTGATGGAGGGCAAAATCAATAAGCAGCTGAAGAAAGTTCTGAAGAAAATAGTTAAAGAAGCCCATGAACCCCTGGCTGTAGCTGATGCTAAACTAGGAGGCGTCATAAAGGAAAAGTTGAATCTCAGTTGTATCCATAGCCCTCTTGTTAACGAACTCATGAGAGGAATCCGTTCACAGATGGATGGATTAATCCCTGGGGTAGAACCGCGTGAAATGGCAGCCATGTGTCTTGGGTTGGCACACAGCTTGTCCCGATATAGATTGAAATTTAGTGCTGATAAAGTGGACACAATGATTGTTCAGACAATTTCCCTCTTAGATGACTTAGATAAAGAACTAAACAACTACATTATGCGTTGTAGAGAATGGTATGGCTGGCATTTCCCTAAattaggaaaaattatttcagataaTTTGACATACTGCAAGTGTTTACAGAAAGTTGGCGATAGGAAGAATTATGCCTCAGCCAAACTTTCTGAATTACTGACAGAGGAGGTTGAAGCAGAAGTGAAAGCAGCTGCAGAGATATCTATGGGAACAGAGGTTtcagaagaagatatttgcaacattCTGCATCTCTGCACTCAGGTGATTGAAATCTCTGAATATAGAACCCAGCTCTATGAGTATCTGCAAAATCGGATGATGGCCATTGCACCCAATGTTACAGTCATGGTTGGGGAATTAGTGGGAGCACGGCTTATTGCTCATGCAGGTTCTCTTTTGAATTTGGCCAAACATGCAGCTTCTACAGTTCAGATTCTTGGAGCAGAAAAGGCACTCTTCAGAGCCCTCAAGTCTAGACGAGATACCCCTAAGTATGGTCTCATTTATCATGCTTCCCTTGTAGGCCAGACAAGTCCCAAACACAAAGGAAAGATTTCTCGGATGCTGGCTGCCAAAACTGTTTTGGCCATCCGGTATGATGCTTTTGGTGAAGACTCCAGTTCTGCGATGGGAGTTGAGAACAGAGCCAAGTTAGAGGCCAGGTTGAGAACCTTGGAAGATAGAGGGATACGGAAAATAAGTGGAACAGGAAAGGCACtagcaaaagcagaaaaatatgaacataaaAGTGAAGTGAAGACTTATGATCCTTCTGGTGACTCCACACTGCCAACCTATTCCAAAAAACGCAAAATTGAACAGGTGGACAAAGAGGATGAAGTTATTGAAAAGAAGGCCAAAAAAGCCAAGGTTAAAATTAAAGTTGAAGAAGAAGAAGTTGTAGAAGAAGTAGAAGAAGAAGTAGTGCAAGTGGTGGAAGAACAGGAGACATctgtgaagaagaagaagaaaaaggacaaaaagaaacatattaaaGAAGAACCACTTTCTGAAGAAGAACCATGTTCCAGTACAGCAATTGCTAgtccagagaaaaagaagaaaaagaaaaaaaagagggttaATGAGGACTAA